In Miscanthus floridulus cultivar M001 unplaced genomic scaffold, ASM1932011v1 fs_323_1_2, whole genome shotgun sequence, a single genomic region encodes these proteins:
- the LOC136531309 gene encoding desmethyl-deoxy-podophyllotoxin synthase-like → MDQELHSSYNYLFWAAILLLPLIAIKLRRRNRGNKPPPGPWQLPVIGSLHHLVGALPHRAMRDLARRHGPLMLLRLGELPVVVASSPDAAREVMRTHDAAFATRPRTATLRELTRDGLGVAFAPHGEHWRLLRKLCVTELLSARRVRSLRRGREAEAASLVASVASASSSLSKPVNVSALLATYVTDAVVRAVVGGHIRDRDAFLEKLDEGVRVAAGFSLADVFPSSRLARAFSGAARAAEAHHREMTRLMDGVIAEHQEKRAAGAGNDEDDLLDVLLRIQKDGGLQAPLDMGTIRAVIIDLFSAGSETTSTTLQWAMAELMRHPAALRKAQAEVRRVLAGQNSVPEDALPKMHYLQLVIKETLRLHAAVPLLLPRECQEETRGVLGYDVPRGAMVLVNAWAIGRDAASWGPDAEEFRPERFEDGGARAEVDFRGTDFEFVPFGAGRRICPGIALGLAVMELGLVSLLFHFDWALPGGAAPEELDMAEGLGITARRKNDLWLQATVRVPVPNV, encoded by the exons ATGGACCAAGAACTCCATTCATCCTACAATTACCTCTTCTGGGCAGCGATCCTGCTGCTGCCGCTCATCGCCATCAAGCTCCGGCGACGCAACCGCGGCAATAAACCGCCTCCCGGCCCATGGCAGCTCCCGGTCATCGGCAGCCTGCACCACCTCGTGGGCGCGCTCCCGCACCGCGCCATGCGTGACCTGGCGAGGCGGCACGGCCCGCTCATGCTGCTCCGCCTAGGCGAGCTCCCCgtcgtcgtggcgtcgtcgcccgACGCGGCCCGGGAGGTCATGAGGACACACGACGCCGCGTTCGCGACGCGGCCCCGGACCGCCACCCTCCGGGAGCTCACCCGGGACGGCCTCGGCGTCGCGTTCGCGCCGCACGGCGAGCACTGGCGCCTGCTCCGCAAGCTCTGCGTCACCGAGCTGCTCAGCGCGCGGCGCGTGCGGTCCCTCCGCCGTgggcgcgaggccgaggccgccaGCCTCGTCGCGTCCGTCGCGtcggcgtcgtcgtcgttgtcgaagCCCGTGAACGTCAGCGCCCTCCTCGCCACGTACGTCACCGACGCGGTCGTGCGCGCCGTGGTGGGCGGCCATATCAGGGACCGCGACGCGTTCCTGGAGAAGCTGGACGAGGGCGTCAGGGTGGCCGCCGGGTTCAGCCTCGCCGACGTGTTCCCATCGTCCAGGCTCGCGCGAGCGTTCAGCGGGGCGGCGCGCGCCGCGGAAGCGCACCACCGCGAGATGACACGGCTCATGGACGGCGTCATCGCGGAGCACCAGGAGAAGCGGGCGGCCGGTGCTGGAAACGACGAGGACGACCTCCTTGACGTGCTGCTGAGGATCCAGAAGGACGGTGGCCTGCAGGCCCCCCTCGACATGGGCACCATCCGCGCCGTGATCATC GATCTTTTCAGCGCGGGGAGCGAGACGACGTCGACGACGCTGCAGTGGGCCATGGCGGAGCTGATGCGTCACCCGGCGGCGCTGCGCAAGGCGCAGGCCGAAGTGCGTCGCGTGCTCGCCGGCCAAAACAGCGTGCCGGAGGACGCTCTGCCAAAGATGCATTACCTGCAGCTGGTCATTAAGGAGACTCTGCGTCTGCACGCTGCAGTGCCGCTGCTCCTCCCGCGTGAGTGCCAGGAGGAGACGCGCGGCGTCCTCGGGTACGACGTGCCCAGGGGTGCCATGGTGCTGGTCAACGCTTGGGCGATAGGCCGGGACGCCGCGAGCTGGGGCCCCGACGCCGAGGAGTTCAGGCCGGAGAGGTTCGAGGACGGCGGCGCCAGGGCGGAGGTGGACTTCAGGGGCACGGACTTCGAGTTCGTGCCGTTCGGCGCCGGACGGAGGATCTGCCCCGGCATAGCACTTGGCCTCGCCGTCATGGAGCTCGGTCTCGTTAGCCTCCTCTTCCACTTCGACTGGGCGCTCCCCGGTGGTGCTGCGCCGGAGGAGCTGGACATGGCCGAAGGGCTCGGGATCACGGCGAGGAGGAAGAACGACCTGTGGCTGCAAGCCACCGTACGCGTTCCTGTTCCTAAtgtgtag
- the LOC136531311 gene encoding uncharacterized protein: MSSPSASSGSNPFADPAPPSASTLMMLNIRSHVPVVLNSDEGNFRQWRSFIELTIKKFRLLDHIDDTVDAAAMIDDAEWLQVDACVVSWLYTTVSKEIWNDVNRPNATAFSIWNAIIGQFLDNSLQRAVYAQQEFHSLFQGDMGVAEYCGKLKRLADQLYDCGAAVSDTALVINTLRGLNNKFS, translated from the coding sequence atgtcgagcccgtCTGCTTCCTCCGGCTCCAATCCTTTTGCTGATCCCGCTCCACCTTCTGCTTCCACCCTGATGATGCTCAACATCCGCAGCCACGTCCCGGTTGTCCTCAACTCCGACGAGGGCAATTTCCGGCAATGGCGATCCTTCATCGAGCTCACTATCAAGAAATTCCGCCTCCTCGATCACATTGACGACACCGTTGATGCTGCCGCCATGATCGACGACGCCGAATGGCTCCAGGTTGACGCCTGCGTCGTTTCCTGGCTGTACACAACCGTTTCCAAGGAGATTTGGAACGATGTGAATCGCCCCAACGCCACCGCCTTCTCCATCTGGAACGCGATCATCGGCCAGTTCCTCGACAACAGTCTCCAACGCGCCGTGTACGCCCAACAGGAATTCCACAGCCTGTTCCAGGGTGACATGGGCGTCGCCGAGTACTGCGGCAAGCTCAAGCGTCTCGCCGATCAACTCTACGACTGTGGCGCCGCCGTCTCCGACACCGCTCTCGTCATCAACACCCTGCGAGGCTTGAACAACAAATTCAGCTAA
- the LOC136531308 gene encoding uncharacterized protein, which produces MAAIAVASRKRGTEAAFLDDPFSFPAADLPLLHTKRGRCSSSIVAADLGLSFPLEFDPVEALHLIFPGEDPQVLQNYLQASGNVLDAAIKAYKDYLAQRSTESASAINHVPSDNEEGDSILSESDVDLTVETIPTNCSGWAELIVKEMSSASDLTDAKNRAFKILNLLEKSAARSSPDEKSKVNKEHKIVKQMLGSLLHQNGVLKRAFLIQHNRLKEYQEMVQERSQFNQILEKYQKQIKALEEKNNALSFHLQNVNQCRNTYWHRNPDVF; this is translated from the exons ATGGCGGCGATAGCCGTGGCAAGCCGGAAGCGAGGGACGGAAGCCGCCTTCCTCGACGACCCCTTCTCGTTCCCCGCCGCCGACCTGCCGCTCCTGCATACCAAGCGGGGCCGGTGCTCGTCGTCGATTGTCGCCGCGGACCTCGGCCTCAGCTTCCCGCTCGAGTTCGACCCGGTCGAGGCGCTCCATCTCATCTTCCCCGGCGAGGATCCGCAG GTTCTACAAAACTATCTACAAGCGTCAGGAAATGTCTTGGATGCTGCAATCAAAGCATACAAAGATTATTTGGCACAAAGAAGCACAGAATCTGCTTCTGCCATAAACCATGTTCCATCTGACAACGAGGAAGGCGATAGCATCCTATCTGAATCTGATG TTGACCTGACAGTGGAAACCATTCCCACCAATTGCTCTGGATGGGCTGAGCTCATTGTCAAGGAGATGTCCTCTGCTTCGGATTTGACTGATGCCAAGAATCGCGCCTTCAAGATACTCAACCTGTTGGAAAAATCTGCTGCCAGGAGTAGCCCAGATGAAAAGAGCAAAGTGAACAAG GAGCACAAGATAGTGAAGCAGATGCTGGGATCCCTGCTCCACCAGAACGGCGTTCTGAAGCGTGCATTCCTCATACAGCACAATCGACTCAAGGAGTATCAAGAGATGGTGCAGGAGCGATCTCAGTTCAACCAGATTCTCGAGAAGTACCAGAAGCAGATAAAGGCGTTAGAG GAGAAGAACAACGCCTTGTCatttcatcttcaaaatgtgaaCCAATGCAGAAACACCTATTGGCATCGCAATCCAGATGTCTTCTAA